The sequence below is a genomic window from Candidatus Eremiobacteraceae bacterium.
CACGCCGCGACTGCGCCAAGATCTCCATCGTCGGTGCAGGAATGCGCGGCACGCCGGGCGTGGTGTATCGCGTCGTCGACGCGCTCTCGCGCGCGGGCGTGCCGATCATCCATAGCACCGATTCGAATATCACCGTGTCGGTGCTCGTGCCGGGGTCGCAGGCAGGCGTCGCCGAAACGGCTCTCCACGATCACTTCGGTTTGAAAGGATAGGCGGCTATGAGAACCGGCCGGTTCGGACCAGTCGTCACGGCCATGATCACGCCGATGCGTGCGAACGGCGCCGTGCACTTCGATGAGGCAAAACGGCTCGCGCGGTGGCTGTGCGATCATGGCTCGACCGGCATCGTGGTGAGCGGCACGACGGGCGAAGGGCCGACGTTGACGGACGACGAGAAGGTCCGATTGTACCGCGAAGTTGCCGAAGCGGTCGGCGCTCGCGCCGCGGTCATCGCCAATACCGGCGGCAACGACACGCGAGCGTCGGTGGAACTCACGCGCCGCGCCTGTGCAGCCGGCGTAAACGCAATCCTGGCTGTCGGTCCGTACTATAATAAGCCGCCGCAGGCCGGTCTTGTGGCACACTTCACGGCCATGGCCGATGCTTCAAGCGTGCCGGTCATGATCTACAACATTCCGGGGCGCACCGCGGTCAACGTCTTGCCCGAAACCCTCGCCGTTCTGGCCGGTCATCCACGAATCCGGGCGGTGAAAGAATCTAGCGGCGATCTCATGCAGATCGCCGAGGTCGTCGCCCGCACGCCGGCCGACTTCGACGTCTACTCCGGCGACGACCATTTGGCGCTCCCGACAGCGGCGATCGGGGGCTGCGGCGTCGTGAGCGTGGCAAGCCACGCGGCGGGACCCCAGATCCGCGCGATGCTCGACGCCTTCGCGCGCGGCGAAAACGATGCCGCAGCCGACCTGCACATCAGCCTGCTGCCGCTCATCGGCGCGCTCTTCGCCGTGACAAGTCCGATCCCGGTCAAGGCGGCGGCGCGCATGCTCGGTTTCGACGCCGGCTCGTGCCGTCCACCGCTTTGCGAACTGACGAGCGATCAAGAGCGCGCGTTGACGGCCGCGATCGCGCCATGGATCGCGGTCCAAGCAGCGGCCGCTGTCGTCTGAATCGTTGATCACCGGTTCCCTATCTATTTTGGGCTGCCGCGTCGACGCCGTGGACACAGCCGCGGCCGTCGATCTCATCGGTGGCTGGCTGAACGAACGACGCGCAGCGCATGTGGTCACGTTCGGCGCCGAGATGGCCGCACTCGCCGCGCGCGACGGCCGTTATCGCGACGCGATCAACGCTGCTGATCTCGTTGTGCCCGATACCGTCGGCGTGATCTGGGCGTCCGGCGTGCTCGGCCATCGGCTGCCCGAACGCGTCGCCGGCATCGATCTCGTCGATCGCGTGCTCGAGACCTACGCGTCACGCGGTTTGCGCTTGTTCGTGCTCGGCGCTTCGGCCGGCGTCGCCGAATCGGCCGCGCAACTGCTCGCCACGCGTTATGAGGGAGTTGTGATCGCCGGCATGCATCATGGCTACTTCGCGGCCGACCACGACGATGACGTCGCGCGGCTCGTGCGCAGCGCGAACGCAAATCTCTTGCTCGTCGCGCTCGGCTTTCCGAATCAAGAGTATTGGATCCGCGACAATCTGCACGCGGTAGGCGGCGCTGTGTGCATCGGCGTCGGCGGCGCGCTGGACGTATGGGCCGGCCGCGCCGCGCGCGCGCCCGCCGCATGGCGCAGATTGGGTCTTGAATGGCTCTACCGTCTGTTGCGCGAGCCCAATCGCTTTCGTCGTCAACTCGCGTTGCCTAGATTTGTCGTGCTCGTGCTTGCGCAGGCCCTGCGCGGGCCCACCGCAAACCCACGAACTTGACGATGCGTGGCATGATCCTCGCGGGCGGTCTCTCAACGCGCCTGCAACCGTTGACCAGCGATATCCCAAAGCCGCTCGTGCCGGTGCTCGACAGGCCGGTGATCGGTCACGTCATCGACTACCTGCATGGGCACGGCGTCGACGATCTCGTCGTCAACGTGCATTACCATGCGGACGCGGTCGAACGCTACATCGGCGACGGCGGCGATTTCGGCGTGAGCATGACGTATCTGCGCGAAGCGACGCTGTTGGGTAGCGCGGGCGCGGTCAAGCAGGTCGAAGGTAGATTTCAATCGACGTTCGTCGTCATCGGTTGCGACGACGTCACCGATATCGATCTGCAGGCCGCGCTTGATTTTCACCGCGCGCGGCAGGCGGAAGCCACGATTGTGCTGCATGAAGCTGCCGACGTCTCGCAATACGGCGTCGTGATCACAGGCCCAGATGGGCGCATCACCGATTTCCAGGAAAAGCCGGCCAAAGGCACCGAGCGCAGCAACCTCGCGAACACGGGCATCTACATCTTCGAGCCTTCGGTGCTCGCCCGCATTCCCGCCTCGACGTTTTACGATTTCGGCAAACAGGTGTTTCCGGAGATGCTCGCGTCGGAAGCGCGATTCTTCGGCATGCGGCAGCGCGCGTATTGGTGCGACATCGGCACACCCGGCGAGTATCGGCGCGCGCATTTCGATGCGCTCTCGGGCGAGGTTCGGCTCACGCCCGGTCGCGGCGC
It includes:
- a CDS encoding NDP-sugar synthase; translated protein: MRGMILAGGLSTRLQPLTSDIPKPLVPVLDRPVIGHVIDYLHGHGVDDLVVNVHYHADAVERYIGDGGDFGVSMTYLREATLLGSAGAVKQVEGRFQSTFVVIGCDDVTDIDLQAALDFHRARQAEATIVLHEAADVSQYGVVITGPDGRITDFQEKPAKGTERSNLANTGIYIFEPSVLARIPASTFYDFGKQVFPEMLASEARFFGMRQRAYWCDIGTPGEYRRAHFDALSGEVRLTPGRGAVARDGVLLGTGAVVDRSARVEAPVCIGADCRVGVGAVIESSILWRGVQIGPGARVTDAVLADGVVVEAGSVVEGGEYGRGERISTECTGRPLSM
- a CDS encoding WecB/TagA/CpsF family glycosyltransferase; the protein is MITGSLSILGCRVDAVDTAAAVDLIGGWLNERRAAHVVTFGAEMAALAARDGRYRDAINAADLVVPDTVGVIWASGVLGHRLPERVAGIDLVDRVLETYASRGLRLFVLGASAGVAESAAQLLATRYEGVVIAGMHHGYFAADHDDDVARLVRSANANLLLVALGFPNQEYWIRDNLHAVGGAVCIGVGGALDVWAGRAARAPAAWRRLGLEWLYRLLREPNRFRRQLALPRFVVLVLAQALRGPTANPRT
- the dapA gene encoding 4-hydroxy-tetrahydrodipicolinate synthase, which gives rise to MRTGRFGPVVTAMITPMRANGAVHFDEAKRLARWLCDHGSTGIVVSGTTGEGPTLTDDEKVRLYREVAEAVGARAAVIANTGGNDTRASVELTRRACAAGVNAILAVGPYYNKPPQAGLVAHFTAMADASSVPVMIYNIPGRTAVNVLPETLAVLAGHPRIRAVKESSGDLMQIAEVVARTPADFDVYSGDDHLALPTAAIGGCGVVSVASHAAGPQIRAMLDAFARGENDAAADLHISLLPLIGALFAVTSPIPVKAAARMLGFDAGSCRPPLCELTSDQERALTAAIAPWIAVQAAAAVV